DNA sequence from the Novosphingobium sp. KACC 22771 genome:
GCTTGCGCCAACCCCGCCGCCGACAACTGAGCAACAAGCGCATCATCCTCATCCATCCGACGGATTGCGCTGGCCATCGCGCTGGTGTCATAGGGGTCAACCAACAAGCCGCCTTCACCGATTACTTCCGGCAGCGAACTGGTGGTTGAACCAAGTACTGGCGTACCTAGCTGAATCGCTTCAAGGGCAGGCAAGCCAAAGCCTTCATAAAGGGAAGGAAACATTACCGCTCGTGCCGAACGAACCAAACGAAAAAGCAAATCGCGAGGCAGATAGCGCAATTGCACGATTTGCTGCTCAGGCTTGCGACCATAAACTGTTCCGCCTGCGCCCAAAGCACCGGTTGCCTCCGCCATGCCCCAATCGCGTGATGATACGATCACCAGCGGTTTGCGCGTGTTAGAGGCAAGATAAGCATCGACGATGCGGCCAAGATTCTTCTTGGGATCGGCCGCGCCAAAAAACAGGAAAAACCCGCGAGGCGGCAGATCGAACAGGCTCTTGATCATCGCGTGATCCTGCTCCTCGCTCGAAGCCTTGATCGCGTCGGGCAAGGGGCTGGATTGATATGTATTGGTGACGCTATCGGGATCAACATCAAACATCGAGATGATGTCATTGCGACTGGCTTCTGACACAGTGGCGATGTGGTCAGCCTTGCGCGTGATGGTCGAAATCAAATTGCGGTAGTATGTTTTGTTGTCCCGCGTCGTATGCGGCAGCTTCAACGGCACCAGATCGTGCAGCGTGTAAACATTCCGGCTGCCTGCCATGCGCACCGGTACAGGATAGGTCCAGTGCATAACCGCCGGGGGATTGGGCATATGCACCGTGGTCATCATGCCAAGCCCTTGAAACCGCACCTCGGCCAATTCAAACAGAAGTGGACTGGTCCAAAGAGCTGAAAACGCGGGCCAGCGCGTTCCAAAACCTCGCTTGTCGACATGGTCGGTCAAATGCACCGGCACCATTCGCGGCCCTGTTACCGGGGTCCGTACCAGCCCATTGATCGCCCGCTTATAGGTCAGCCCGCGCTTGTCACCTTGGCCAAAGCGTTCAAAGAAAAGAGATTCGCGTGCATCCGGCATCGTTCCGGGGTCAATGCCGAATACGCCCTCGACGTTGTGTCCGCTCGCGCTCAAAACCTTGGCCATCGCGGCCCCATAGGTTGCAACGCCCGTGCCATCAGGAATGGCCAGGTTGAACCCGTCAATACCGATCCGCAAGCTCAATTTCCCTCTATTGCGCTGCGTAGCGCACGGCCATCACCGGGCTAAACAGGTTGCTCAGCAGATTTACAAATTTCTGCGTCATGCTGCCCGACGAGTTGGCAAATAAGATGACATCCTTGTCCCGCATCATGAATTTTTGCGCAAGGAAATAGGATTGCGTCTTCATCATGTTCAACTGATAAACCACCGGCCTCGGCTTGCCGTCGGCGCCTTGCTCATAGCGGCAAAGGAACACTCCGCGCGGATTGGCCCGGTTGTCCGACGGCCCGGTAACGCGGGCGATGGCTTCAGCCAGACTGATGTCTTTCGCTTCGAAATAGACCTGGTTGATCTTGTCGCTGGATCCAAAGACCGTATAGCTGGGCCGGACGCGAACTAGTTCGATGCGGTCGCCCGGATTAAGCGGAATGTCGGCGACGTCGCCGGGATTGATCTGGTTCAAACGCACCGCAACCTCGTTCTGGCCTCGGCGCAGATGGATCTCAATTTCGTTGCGGTCCACCAGACTACCTCCGGCCAGTGTGATGGCGTCAAGCAGTCGTTCATGCGCAGCAGTAATGCGATAGCGCCCTGATTTGGCGATAGCGCCCCCGACATAAACAACGTTTTTCAACGTTTGTGTAATTGCGACGTTGACCTCTGGACTTTCCGACATTGTTTTGAGGCGACGGCGGATAACCGCAGCCAATTCTTCGGGATAAGCACCAGCGGCACGAACGGTGCCCACATAGGGGATATCAATGAAGCCATCTTCGCGCACTTCAATCGAAAGCGCCTGCGTTGCAACCGAGGGCGTGCGCGGTGCGGCCCCGCCGCCCGGTACCAACATCGACCCGCCCCCGAAAAGGCTCACTCCGACTTCGAACACTGAAATGCCCAACGTATCGCCGGGCCGGATCATATCCGCGCGATCGGGATGGGATGCTTGCGCTAGTGTGGCCATGGTCTGGAGGCCTGGATCCTGCGCAGGCAGCGATTGGACCGGCGTTGAACCATCAATCTGAACCAGATCAAACGGCAACGTGGGCTGCGTTGAACGGGCCTCTTTATGCACCTGATTGACCGTTGGTCCGCTTGAGGGCAGGCCAGCACAGGCGGTCAACAAAAGCGGCGCTAATCCGACCGCTAAACGATGAAGCGACAACGCAGGAGAGCCGGAGCCGGTCTGTCGATGTCTGGAATATCTGGTCATGTCGCGGCTTTGCCAATTGTCAGAAGCCGGGGCAAGGAAATTTAGTTTCGGCCGAAACTGAAATCTCACTTTTGCAAGACGCACGACTGAGCGGAAAATAGGCACAAATATAAGGGTTAACCCGTCGAAGCCCTTTGTCTGAGTCTGATAGGCGCCCCGCTTCTTTCTATAGCCTCGGGTGGTTCAAACCCCTTGTTGCCAGGCAATATCGCAAATCCGTAATTAGCTGCCAGGGTGGCTTCGGCGCACGCTGTACATTTGAACAAATGTCAGTCCCCTCGTGCGGAGTTGTTGGCCGAGCCAATAAAGTAAGTGAATCGCTTCGGGTGGGGACGCTGCCGGTTGCTTGATCGCATCAGGATGAGGCGCAGCGTTAGCGGCTAAAGCGGAACGACCACCAACACGTGGGCATATTTCAGGGGTTTTGTCTATCCTCCCGACCGCTGGCCGGGAGTGCAAATGGTGCCAGGAGAGGACTCGAAATAAATAAGTAATTAATTGATAGTAAAAAATAATAACGATTTGATTTTTCTCTATGGCACAAAATATGGCACCAAAATATTTCAAAGAAGAGGTTCGAGTTCTAAATTATCCATCTCGCATTCATGCTAGGTTCTGCTTTGGGTTGTTTCAAGGGGTTTCATGCGGTATTATTATGAGGAAGCATTCGTATTTAAAATTCTATTTCCTACGGAAGAAGTGAAGCGTTTGCGCTGCACGCTTTTGGATTCGCTAGTGCGCGGCATGGACAGGACGCGTCCGGACGAAAATTACCGAATCTCTCCTTACTTAGTCCTACCTGATTTTTGATCACGAATGCCTATCGAGGGTGGCCCCTCCGGAACGTCTCCTTCGAGACGCGAATGGTGGTAAGCGGCCGTTGTAAGTAGCCGAATTGACGGAGAACTCGGGCAGGTCAGACGTACCGATCAATGATGAATGGTGAGCTTGCTCCGATCTTCACGTGCCAGACTAGATAGACGGAGAGCGCTGTGCTACCGTTTCCGGCGATATGAGTGTTTATGTAGATAGCGCCATCCACTCTATGCGCGGGAGGCGGTGAGTGTCGCGGAGGTGGAAATCGCTCTGGCGCGGGCTCTGAGCAAGCTAACCGAGGGGCTGGAGGAGCCCTGACAGCAAGGTGGCCAGCATGGAAGCAGGACAGGCGCGGAAAGGGTGTTGAGAGGCTGCGTATCGCCCCGTGGCGTGGGCGTAGGGGGCGAAAGCGGAGCAGATTGAAGGGGTGATGGCCAACAGGCCATCACCCCTTCACAGCAGCTTCCAGCGCGGTCAGACGTTCGGTGCAGATGGTGTGAACGATGCGGCCAAGTACCTCGACCCGCTCCCCCAGCCATGCCAGTTCCTCGGCGGTGACCCGGTAATGTTTGGAGTAGCGCGCTTTGACGTAAGCGTCTTTTAGCTTCTCGAACAGGGCCCGGTCCTTGCGCAATTCGCGGGGCCATGCCTCCACCAGCCGTAGGTCCAGCCGTTCGGCCTGGGTGCGCAGGAAGATGATATTGTGGTTATGTGGCGCGTACGCCGTGCAAACGAGCATCAGGCAATTGTACAATCTTTCAGTGGCTTGATGCAGCTCAAATGCAGCCTTCTTGTATCTCCCTTTGTCGAGGTTCGAGCGGAAGTCGTCAAAGAACTCAGCTGAGCTTGGAAACCAGTCCTCAAAATACTCCCGTGCCATATCGAGATTGGCCTGCGGTGTTCTGGGCATCGGCCTTGCCAGCTCACGGTCATCAGACTCGTAGATCGCGATGCCTTCGTTTGCGATGTCCATGAAGAAGAACCGCCCATGGGCGAGGCCGTCATTCACCTGCTGGAGCGAATGAACGATGAAATTTACCGGGGTCCGCAACCGCCCTGCGATCATCTCCTCGATCAGGCGTTCATCCGCGCGGGTCCAGTAGGCGGCCCGGTCAGCCAGTTCCTTCTGGCTAACGATGATCAGCAGGTCGAAGTCAGAACGGTAGCCTTTGGCGGTATGAGGTTCATCCACCCAGCCGCCGCGCGCATGACTACCATATAGAAGAATCTTGACGATCTTCCCCGTTTTGCGCCTGCCGGTCGCTTCCACGTGGGCACCGTCGAATTCCTCGAACAGCAGTTGCACCACGCGGTCGAGTTCGCGCTGCTTGTGGGCCGGCAGATGATCGAGATCGGTCTTCATCACCTCATCCTAACAACATCTTGCATGGCCCGCGCAACTGAATTGGTCAGGGGCAAAAAGGGTGCCTCGCTCCAGCATGGCCTTCCGATCCCCAGGACACGCGGGGATTTGCTCCGAGGGGCTTTGTCATCGGCCTTGTCATCGCCAAAGCCACCCAAAGGCGCCGCCCCTGACATCGACGAATCATTCCATAAAGCCAGTGGTTTGCCCACCCCTGAAAGTTTTTTGCAGGCGCATGGGACAGGCCCATGCGGAAGATCGGACGCACGCCCAAAGCGGGCGTAAGTGTAATGGACCCTACGCACGGGTGCTGCTGCCAATTTCAGCATCAAAATCAGCCTCTTGAGGCTGTAATGCGCGTGGGACGGATTTTCGGTGCTGCGTTGTACAGTGCACACAAGCTTCAGGGTGCATGGTGCCAACAAGCTGAAAGAAAACCGTTTTTTTGTAATACATGTACCACCCGGCATTGCAGGCCTTTGGTTGAGAAAGGGAATGCGACCTCGGAAAGATCGGCCCCTCCCGAGGTGTTGTGGGGCCCGGGATCGCGCTGTGCGCCGGGATGCTGAGCTTGAAATGAAGGCCATGCACCTGTATCTTCAACAGCGCTTCATGACCCCGGCGAAGGTTTCCCCCTAAGGAGGCCTTACCCATGTTCAGAATGAATTTCAGTCCTGACAGATCGCTGCCCATCGCGTGGATGCGATGTGCTCGTGGCGCCAATCTTTCCTTATCAAGTCTGGTTCGGCGGTGGCTCGACCAAGCATGGCTGCACATGATGGGCGCTATGCTTTGCGACAGCGGCGCATCCCAACGAAGCGTACCCTGCACGCTCACCATGCTGCTCCTGACTTCTTGGGGGCAGGTCTTGCAAAAAGGATCTGCCCAATGACCAGCAACGAACGCATCATTCGTCTGAAAACCGTTCTGGCCCGAACGGGGCTGTCGCGCTCGACCGTCTATCGCAAGATCGCGGACGGCACCTTTCCCCGGCAGGTGCCGATCAGTACACGCGGCACCGGCTGGCATGAGTCGACCATCAATCAATGGATCCATGACCCGGCGGGCTGGCAGGCCGCCAGCGCCGGGACAATGCAGCCGTGAGACTGTCATAACCTGCCTGTGGGCAAATCACGTGACCGGCCTTGGCGGACCAGCCGGTCATGCGAAGCCAGCCCTGGACCGACTGCTTTCTTCATGCGCAAGCCTTCCCTGACAGGGAAGGCTTGCTGCTTTTCGAAGCTCGCAGTTGGTCGAGATGATCGCTCCACCACTGGTGCATTGCCACGCGCTCATCCCAGTAGCGGCCCCGGTTATATATCCCGCGAATGGTGTTCGGGTCTGCATGGGCAAGCGAGCGTTCGATGGCATCAGGATTCCATTTCCCGCTTTCATTAAGCAGGGTCGATGCGGTGGTACGTAGTCCATGCGGCGTCACTTCACCCGGCCCGTAGCCCATCCGGCGAAACGCCTGATTGATTGTATTTTCGCTTAAAGGTCGCCGCGAAGTGTGGAAGGCGGGAAATACAAAGCCCTTTGGTCCCGTGAGTGGCAAAAGTTCAGACAGATAAGCCATTACCTGTCGGGACAGAGGAACCTCATGGGGCAGACGCATCTTCATTCGCTCCGCAGGAACCTTCCAGACGGCTTCCTCAAGATCGAATTCCGACCATTCGGCCAGTCGCAATTCACCGGGACGCACCATCACATGCGGGGCAATCTGCATCGCAATGCGGGTGACGGTATGGCCGGAATAGGCGTCGATGGCGCGCAAAAGTTCGCCGACCTGCACAGGCTCCAGAATAGCCGCCTGATGCTTTGCCTTGGGCGTAATCAGCGCGCCGCGCAGAATCGATGTCGGATCGGTTTCGCCGCGCCCGGTCGCCACCGCATAGCGAAAAACCCGACTGGCAAACGAACGGCAGCGCCGCGCGGTTTCATGCTTGCCCTTGGCCTCAAGCCGCTTGAGCGCACCCAGCACTTCGAGCGGCTTCAATTCCGCCAGCGGGCGATCGGCAATCGGCTCCAGTTGCTCCAGCAGCCAGTTTGCCTTGGTCGTCGTTGTATCCGCGCAACCCTCCGCCACCATCTTGTCGATATATTCCTTGGCAATATCGCCGAAGCTGTTAGCCGCCTTGAACGCAGCTACCAGCTTGTCATGCTTGCGCTCAGCTAGCGGATCGCTTCCGGCCTCCAGTTTCCGTCTGGCATCGTCGCTTCTGCGCCTCGCGTCGGCAAGGCCGACCTCGGGATAGCGTCCCAGCGCCAGACACTTCTGCTTGCCCATATGGCAATATTTGTAGCGCCACAGCTTCGATCCATTGGGATTGATTTCGAGATAGAGGCCCCGGTCATCGGTGCATTGATAGGTCTTGTCCGCAGGGCGAAGATTGCGGATCTGGAGTTCCTTGAGCGCCGCGGCAAAGCTCCTCGGCTGGTGCGGGAACTACCTGACCGGGCAATCAGAGGGCCATGGTGCCATCAGATTCAGGGTGGTGCCATCTGGCCCCCCTCATGGCACCATATGGCCCCGGGCAGCCTGAAATAGCCTGACACGCCTCGGGGGTGGTGAGATTCAAAAACCGCAAATTTTTGGGTGTTTGTCGATCCTCCCGGCCGCTGGCCGGGAGTGCAAATGGTGCCCAGGAGAGGACTCGAACCTCCACGCCCTTGCGAGCGCTAGCACCTGAAGCTAGTGCGTCTACCAATTCCGCCACCTGGGCACATTTGCTTTTTGGCGCCGAGGCTTAGCGTCCTTTCGGTTGCTGCCCGCGCCGGGTAGGACCGCGCCTCTAAGCGGACCTTCGAATCCTGTCAACGCAAAAAGATCACTTTTTTCGCGAAACTGAAAAGTTTTTTTGGGCGGCGCGGATTTGCCCTTCCGGCCCGATTGCGCCGGGCCGCACGCCATACCATCTTAAAACTCCCTAAATGCTGGAGTTGCGACCATGAGTGACGTTTTGCGCGATGTCTTGGTGGTGGTTACCGGCGGTGGCGGATTTGTGGGCCGGCATCTGGCGCATGCCTTGCTGCGCAGCGGGGCGCGTTTGCGAATCGTTTCGCG
Encoded proteins:
- a CDS encoding polysaccharide biosynthesis/export family protein, whose product is MTRYSRHRQTGSGSPALSLHRLAVGLAPLLLTACAGLPSSGPTVNQVHKEARSTQPTLPFDLVQIDGSTPVQSLPAQDPGLQTMATLAQASHPDRADMIRPGDTLGISVFEVGVSLFGGGSMLVPGGGAAPRTPSVATQALSIEVREDGFIDIPYVGTVRAAGAYPEELAAVIRRRLKTMSESPEVNVAITQTLKNVVYVGGAIAKSGRYRITAAHERLLDAITLAGGSLVDRNEIEIHLRRGQNEVAVRLNQINPGDVADIPLNPGDRIELVRVRPSYTVFGSSDKINQVYFEAKDISLAEAIARVTGPSDNRANPRGVFLCRYEQGADGKPRPVVYQLNMMKTQSYFLAQKFMMRDKDVILFANSSGSMTQKFVNLLSNLFSPVMAVRYAAQ
- a CDS encoding glycosyltransferase family 4 protein gives rise to the protein MRIGIDGFNLAIPDGTGVATYGAAMAKVLSASGHNVEGVFGIDPGTMPDARESLFFERFGQGDKRGLTYKRAINGLVRTPVTGPRMVPVHLTDHVDKRGFGTRWPAFSALWTSPLLFELAEVRFQGLGMMTTVHMPNPPAVMHWTYPVPVRMAGSRNVYTLHDLVPLKLPHTTRDNKTYYRNLISTITRKADHIATVSEASRNDIISMFDVDPDSVTNTYQSSPLPDAIKASSEEQDHAMIKSLFDLPPRGFFLFFGAADPKKNLGRIVDAYLASNTRKPLVIVSSRDWGMAEATGALGAGGTVYGRKPEQQIVQLRYLPRDLLFRLVRSARAVMFPSLYEGFGLPALEAIQLGTPVLGSTTSSLPEVIGEGGLLVDPYDTSAMASAIRRMDEDDALVAQLSAAGLAQAEKFSDQAFSEKLNGIYRKLGL
- a CDS encoding helix-turn-helix transcriptional regulator, which gives rise to MTSNERIIRLKTVLARTGLSRSTVYRKIADGTFPRQVPISTRGTGWHESTINQWIHDPAGWQAASAGTMQP
- a CDS encoding nucleotidyltransferase and HEPN domain-containing protein, with the translated sequence MKTDLDHLPAHKQRELDRVVQLLFEEFDGAHVEATGRRKTGKIVKILLYGSHARGGWVDEPHTAKGYRSDFDLLIIVSQKELADRAAYWTRADERLIEEMIAGRLRTPVNFIVHSLQQVNDGLAHGRFFFMDIANEGIAIYESDDRELARPMPRTPQANLDMAREYFEDWFPSSAEFFDDFRSNLDKGRYKKAAFELHQATERLYNCLMLVCTAYAPHNHNIIFLRTQAERLDLRLVEAWPRELRKDRALFEKLKDAYVKARYSKHYRVTAEELAWLGERVEVLGRIVHTICTERLTALEAAVKG